The genomic stretch caacaattctacatatatcatcaacctttctttcacattctcagcTTCCTACCGCAAACACccaacagttacacacacttcatcacattcacacacaagctaaccaaacaacgcattcgaccttgacatacaccccccaagtgaccggtttaaaattgtagggcgagttcgcgacttcaggacgtctcccaagcctttgcattaactcctacaacctttaccccaggttcattttaattgactccctttgttcattaggttcattggttacatgtttcaggatcgtcgccctgataccatttgtaacacccccatactccaagtgccttaccaggaccactcaggtatgaagatattaccatctcggttacccgaggcatgatattcataagacaataacgaaacaacttaaataatataactttagtgaaaagtacaactgaaaccaaatcccaaaatacgggtacaagttcttaaaaccaactgtttactgaaatactgaaatgtcataaaactaaaagactacagcggaagacttctatcgtcagacggtggcacctcccagccatcccagtactcaactcaaacctgctcaattactgcacaccatccccgaatggatcagcgcaggtttacaaaacaacaaccggggtcaatactaatcacacaactcaatatatatcaacaataagataaacagacagcttaactgtcacacacacaaccacaccaattccaacaatcttaATCACCGACGGTCCACTGGACTAaacctgccagtgggggaccgcagccatacccaccaaatccccgctcctcataatgagcgataaccctgtccattaatgtgcacatacccttccgtggtgggttccacgaagggcgaaactagggcgtgaagccactcctgtaagtgaccccactcagccgaggacacgcctcgaggaccatagacaaacaatcacaatcacaatcacaaccgtcacaatacaattactatatcaaaaaatcaatctcaacacatcaacaatcatcccattatgggactaatactgagtaggaaatcctacctggaaagcacactatcagacggtctctacagctgtatcaaaaagcttcctctacgaaacctcctcctatcatacaacatacaaatgctaccaaatcacatactactcaaaaacccccaaatccctagattagggtttaaccaacttaaagaaaagacaaaaagggtacatagatcttacccttgacgcaaggatctcaacggtataacaaacgatgaaaaccgaccttccaaactccgagatttgctaacaatgcgattaagatgatgaacgtacttgctttctctctttgacagtaaattaggttttgcaaaagtgtttagtataatgacgacgaaggttatatatcttaatcgcataattaacaaaacccgagaaaaactccccgtaaaccggctactcgatcgagtacccaaggtactcgatcgagtacccccttactcgatcgagtatcctagttactcgatcgagtacccaacagatcagaaactattttaaaacgcaacttacccttactcgacagagtaaggcctactcgatagagtacccaaagactcataaatacggagtattacagagttCCTGCAGGCTCTTGGGATAGTTATTGTCAGTCCAAAGGTAATGGGGGTCTGGGACTCAACAACTGCCATATTTGGAACATTGCAAGCATAGGTAAATACACCTGGTGGGTTGCAAATAAGAAGGATAGCTTATGAGTCCGGTGGGTCCATAATTTATACATTAAGCAGCAGGACTGGTGGGCATACTCCCCTAACATCAATTCTAGTTGGGTTTGGCGCCAAATTTGTAAAGTAAAAGATAAACTGAAGGCTTGTTTGGACTATCAGGTTTGGCTCCTCTCTCGTTACTCTACACAGAAGACTTATCACTACTTGGTGGCTATCAGGGATAAGATTAGCTGGGTACCTCTGGTGTGGAACAGAGTGTGCCTTCTTAAGGTTAATTTTATCACCTGGTTATATGCTAGGAACAGATTACTCACAAAGATCCGATTACTGAATGTTAGGGTAGTATCTGATGGAGTATGCTGCATATGTGCAGCTACTCAGGAGTCACATGATCATATATACTTTGACTGTCACTTTAGAAGCCATTTTTTGGAGCTGGTTAAGCAATGGCTAGAAGTGTCATGGTCTTTCCATTCTTTAGACAACATCCTACGCAGAAGATTCAAGAGCCTACTGCAGAAACAAATTCTTATGGCCAACTTTGCTTGTCTGGTCTATCTTATCTGGATGAGTAGGAATACTGCTAAACATGATAGCAGTGTTCCCAGACCTGCCAAGATTCTTCAACAATTACAGCATATGATCAAATTTCGTCTGCAAGTCATTGGATCTGAGGTTTCTATTCTTAGAAGTCGAAATTGGCTAATTGCTAGGGGGCTGATTGCTTGTTAGTTGACTGATCTGTAATGAGATTTCTGTTTGTTTCTCTTTAGGGCCGTTTAATTTATAAAGTCCTATTATGATTGTACTCATGTAACTGTTTTCTATGAGCTTAATGAGAAttcacattctaccaaaaaatcgattaagcataaatcaatccccatgttggtttcccctaatttcccattaaccctagttaaggaaactactcactcattatcaagtttaacatgctaacaaggttgtcaatcatataaacaaagcaaaacataatgactaaatgaagatgattaataataattaaaaagggattaagagaattatacctaatgatgattgcaaaataataagaaaagaataatagaagtacttgatgaatgattggaaggttgtcaatcatccAAATAAACctaaaataatcttcaattacccaaaataaaggatgaacaatagagaaattaaggaaatgagatttgtattaatgcttaattaaaagttgattacaagattaaaatgagattaggaagaacataaataatattaagaATTGAtcctaatctaattagtacaatggggtatttatagtgaggattaggtacataaattagggttactaagggcttaaatgacgattaagacccttaagaaaagttgatgaaatgctcctctcgaaggaagatgctagtctcctttttgctagtctttcagaaatatgtgCATCCCGAGTGGATCAAGGAAGAGACGTGCTGTACTGGGCAGGAATCCGAgtggccaaggggtcgggacgagcggattgtggtggtgcaAGACGAGCGGACAAggtggtgggacgctcggattgtggaggtcttggacgagcgtcccgaggctgcgacgggcggattgtagtccagcaagcttcttcctcttttattcttttctacttccaacaatcctcaaggatcttgtcggaTGGTGGTGCTGGGAGACGCCCGGATTggtggcaatccgctcggatcttgGGTCAGACAACTTCTTTTCTCTTcgttcctcaacaatccgcggggattttgttgaagatgcaaggatcttttcatcattgcccaatctactttattatctacataggccatctagtaatgtcttctctttgatgcttggtcattatatgcgatcaatttagctccatttcgccatgtaaatgcaaggttagctctcctttcctaccaaggggggcaaaacctcaaagaatacgcAAAATGGGAaaataaagatagtaaatgacccaattatgcactataaagcataagAACAAGGTAAATTCGATGACAAAAtgtgctcgtcccgagtaaagaggtgacaaaactaggacccttatttaaactaacctactaatatagccgatatgagacaattagcgggtctcactccgccccttcaactcacaacaagacaaccatgagctAGGATGCCTTATTGCAAGGCatggtggggcttgccaaaatggcaacacatccaagcattaaagcacacaaaatcaagtaatggatgcatatacaaaagaatagccactttccccatctaagtggcggaaattatctaaaggggaagcaattcaagggtacacactccttcatagatattgtttcttcaaactactaagcctagaaggataccaataaattacctccaagttgtgtcaagctagggtacctttgtcctcaatcattaaatgctttcgtcaagagtaaactccctatggtgttagaaacactggaggatcgcggaattcctcttcttgcctagacaagaagaagggtcgtcccctctctaccaagcacaaaaatggatacgatggaaaagggatcaatggTATTTGaatttcatttgggagtttgcttttgttgttgtctttccccccaatttcttgtggtatataacatttgagaacactatctttttgccatttcttttgatgtttggcatttcaatacttgacaatttcaacatttctttgcatttctttttgaacattttcaaagtcaccccatttgtagtgagggtgcttatatttgaagcattaggagtctatttttgctcctattttcatttgatgcaatttgcaaactttttgacttttcatttcatttcttgaacacaaattttgaacaatttttgtgcccattccctttgatgacaaaaatgtcgtagaacatggatgatagatgcatggtttcaagggtcaccttggaataaacggtagccaaggagttatcacaccacaagttactcttgactaggccttaatccattagtcaaaggatactagtatgacacatcttagggtgttttacaagtattctaataaGCAAAGTCTTAAGGAGAAAAAGCATCTAAAAGGGCCtctatacacttgtcaagttccccaaatagacggtttcacaaaatttttctaacatacaaactacatgccatgatacaactaacatttatacatcctaatgcatatgcttctaccaactaatatgccaaataatctaaatgaaatcctaaattcacattgtttttaccgcatcaatcaaaataaagccacatagtcattaacataaagaggaaaaaggagattggaaagatcataccatgcggtcttcaatatcctcatgtctcggacgtggcatagtcaatcaatgtggacaatgatgaacaaacacaatatatacaaacaatatatacaagactacactacaaaggaaatgaacttgtttttggatttttaaatttttttgaatttttttggattttcttttaaaagtcaagttagaatttcccatccccacactagtatggccgttgtcctcaatgaccaatacgataggaaattatgcaatttacatgaatatgcatgatttctaaactaaatgcaaactatactaaactacactacatgatgcatgtgtttttgttatggtggagagcatgatttagattagctcccaatgcatatgcataaatttccccaaaccaaaatagacactatttttAATGTCAAAAgttttgggggagttcatgcataaaaaatgcaatgtatgaaactaaaatttgtcattttggattttgaaagttgggaacaataaaatgaaacACCTTAAGTCCTCTAATGTTGCTAGGACAccacaaaatgatcaagataaaataagaacaagagaagtagacaaaccataaaggaggtgtaagaatgtaggagcctccaaaagtttgctagtcctcacccatcgtgtcatcatcatcatcatcatcatcatcatcatcatcatcatcatcatcatcatcatcatcatcatcatcatcatcatcataaacttcctcacttgaggcatcatcaacctccatggacGTGGAATCATTTCCACTCTCACTTGCAatttcttgttcttcctcactttcctcttcttcttgaacttcttcatcttcaccttcttggttaccactctcatcaacaaccatctcctctccacccggtctaccaccactagaagtgctaggaaagaatacctcCTTATCCGCCCTACTAGGCAAGggacaagatggatcgagaagtccttgcctagcaagatgtaggaggggcggatattggtcCTTGTAAGCGTCAACTctatcattataagcttgtttatgcatttccttcattagtagagtcaagtaatcatttctcGCCTTGGAATTTTCGGGGTTAaactcgtggtattcaaatggataaggtggggtgataatggaggaggagggcttggcaacttcttccccttggtgttgaatgatgtattcggcttcttcggagagtgggagaaggtattTCTGTCTATGAACATTCAAGCGGCAAATTTTTCTAGGCAATGTGatggatctagcttcatttgtcaaccacccaaatttgttgtCATGAGTGTCGTTCTTGATCCATTTGAACTTTAGAATcatggtggctagatcaatggTAGGGTCTCCCTTTACTGGTGTATAAGTgtcattcttgttgaaatcccggttaaagtgcttagccaaATAAGTCACTAATCCTCCATTGGTAATAAAGcccgtgccttctttgccacaatcaacattaagccatctatcaatTAAAAGTCGTAAAGCATTGTCTGGCTTGGTAAACTCTCTCCCAATATttaaagccgactcaagaagaataaaatcaagtttggtaagatgatttgcGCCTTTCCTAGCTATCAatgtattcccaatgaccttatgccatactctaatgcccggatgatggactaagagagcacgacaatcatgataagatacgaatttctttccggaaatggccatccaaagaggagcggggtcatacttggtaggATTCTTTGTAAAAGTCGCAttatcactaaggccaaatatcttacccatctcgtcataagataagcatctatcaacattttcaagacgaaacttaataatggttcgggtctccacctttatgactttcaaagagctcaaaaactctaaggtgagggaggagtatgtcaattcttgcattgcaaacaatttactcaaccccatagactcgaaaaaggtcttagtttgctcaagaacacccaattttgataatgcatcttcacaaatgaacttagtaggcatgatggttttcttagaaaagagaataaatttcttcctatgggagtcggaagtgaaaatcacctccggataatcggctaattgttcaatgaccggagtagtagtagcttccataggagtACCTTGTTCTTGAATCTCCAACCTAGAAttatggactaccaatgcctttgatgcttgtttgtcttgaagagcttgttgtctcttagaaaggttcttcttttggggtgacttgcttccaccttttgttcttgccatactcctttgcttagtaacaccaatgaaagattgaaatcttcaatttctagtaatgcccaaatcgattagGAATAGATGAATGTTGCCTTGcatcctaaaaatcgactcaaaacttgaagattttggtgtttgaatcacttgttttgctaaaggagtgatttaattttgattttgaggaagcttggatttgatttggttggttttggttgagaaatttgatttttgttgatggagaggatgagggttttggggttttggttaGTGTTTGTGTTTGAAATAATGAAAATGAGTTGGGAAGGAGGGTTTAAAAGACCCGTTGAATTTTTGAAAAGCAGAGGGAGACGAGCGGCTTCAGTTTTCCGGGTTCAGAAAAAGACGCCATGGGATGAGCGGATTGCAGGAAGGAGGAGCGGATTCCTGAGCTGAGACGAGCATCTTTCCTCTTGGACGACCTTcctgactgagacgagcggattccttgctgggacgctcggattcacagTTAGACACAAAAATATTTTCTGCAGCTTCACAAGACAAGCGTCTTatgccttggacgctcgggttctttCGTGACAAGCGGATTATGCCTCGGGCGGCTCGGATTCTTCCTcaaccacacggattcaggtccatccgtgggtgcttcgtaagccgtgtcatttcattcttcaattcttgtgttcttcattgtaggggcactacaaaggcatgaatagcctaggcaatttctatccccacactaaggcaaagcactacacatcaataaactcataagtccctccctcacttctctcaaaatgataaaaatcttgatcaaggcataaaaatgtaaatccaaaaatgacaaaaatgcaatacaataattgaaatgcaagttagggagttataatacttacaaatggtggtttagggaggactccaccaaattcTCATCCatgaatgagatgtcaagggggcatgttcaaggtgttgttgatattactcaacaccttgaaggaGTAATCGAAAGcgtgttcattgtcatgataaaggtctgcaatagacctttgcacttgttgttctccatgatggtcttgggccatagcattaccaatatagggattgaatttcccttcaaactcatcatcccaaagaccgcacaCTTCGTCCACTTGTCATTAAAAATGTCTTGAGTTGATGAAGACAACTCTCCttatttcttgtcttggccaatgaggccttcttcttcacttgtcatggctcaaattttcaagctctcattgttgcaatttccatgctcttttgatggagcatcatccactttcttcttccattgaaattccaacttcttcctatcatctttccggctatagt from Silene latifolia isolate original U9 population chromosome 2, ASM4854445v1, whole genome shotgun sequence encodes the following:
- the LOC141640997 gene encoding uncharacterized protein LOC141640997; this translates as MVLRIHSWGAKQLSYAGRLTLVKTVLSQLHCYWARIYLIPKGVIHKVDSICRNYLWSGKVWLLSRYSTQKTYHYLVAIRDKISWVPLVWNRVCLLKVNFITWLYARNRLLTKIRLLNVRVVSDGVCCICAATQESHDHIYFDCHFRSHFLELVKQWLEVSWSFHSLDNILRRRFKSLLQKQILMANFACLVYLIWMSRNTAKHDSSVPRPAKILQQLQHMIKFRLQVIGSEVSILRSRNWLIARGLIAC